Proteins from a genomic interval of Hydrogenophaga sp. PAMC20947:
- a CDS encoding MFS transporter produces the protein MNTLASAMPAAPVVSLRQDASIIGLVGLAHATSHFSHLLLAPLFPIFIREFGLSFSDVGMLMTLFFVVSGSGQALSGFLVDRIGARPVLLGAIVCFLLASLVASQATSYGGLLMVAALAGLGNAPFHPADFTILNQRVSAPRLGHAFSVHGLTGNLGWALAPVFLVGISALSDWRTAYLAAAGLNVVVLAVLVWQRDKLLTEVVPRSAEHAQGSDLAFLKLPVVWWCFAFFFLSTMTLAVVQSFAPSILKALHGVSVEAATLTISAYMLCGAAGILVGGFVAAYGQHHRFSSDRVVAFSMSSGAVLLLLSATGWLGSTGSMVALAITGFAVGVGGPSRDMMIKKAAPAGATGRVYGTVYSGLDAGFAVSPLLFGVFMDRGWYASTLAGAAFVLGLSVFAAVGVGRRTAKVR, from the coding sequence ATGAATACCCTCGCTTCTGCCATGCCTGCAGCGCCCGTCGTTTCGCTGCGGCAAGACGCTTCCATCATCGGACTGGTGGGCCTGGCCCACGCCACTTCCCACTTCTCACATCTGTTGCTGGCGCCCCTGTTTCCGATCTTCATTCGTGAATTTGGGCTGAGTTTTTCCGATGTCGGGATGCTCATGACCCTCTTTTTTGTGGTCTCCGGTTCCGGGCAGGCGCTTTCCGGGTTTCTGGTGGACCGGATCGGCGCACGACCGGTGTTGCTGGGTGCGATCGTGTGTTTCCTGCTGGCGTCGCTGGTGGCTTCCCAGGCCACCAGCTATGGCGGCCTGCTGATGGTGGCGGCGCTGGCCGGTTTGGGCAATGCCCCGTTTCATCCGGCGGATTTCACCATCCTCAACCAGCGTGTTTCAGCGCCTCGCCTGGGCCACGCATTCAGCGTCCATGGCCTCACGGGCAACCTTGGCTGGGCCTTGGCCCCTGTTTTTCTGGTGGGGATCAGCGCGCTGTCTGACTGGCGCACGGCTTACCTGGCTGCTGCGGGCCTGAATGTGGTGGTGCTGGCGGTGTTGGTCTGGCAGCGCGACAAGCTGCTCACCGAAGTCGTGCCGCGGTCGGCGGAGCACGCGCAAGGCAGTGATCTGGCCTTTCTCAAACTGCCGGTGGTGTGGTGGTGTTTCGCATTCTTCTTCTTGTCTACGATGACTTTGGCGGTGGTGCAAAGCTTTGCCCCGTCCATACTGAAGGCGCTGCACGGCGTCAGCGTGGAAGCCGCCACGCTCACCATCAGTGCCTACATGCTGTGCGGTGCCGCCGGCATTTTGGTGGGCGGCTTTGTGGCTGCCTATGGCCAGCACCACCGCTTTTCAAGCGACCGTGTGGTGGCGTTCAGCATGTCCAGTGGCGCTGTGTTGTTGTTGCTCAGCGCAACCGGGTGGCTGGGGAGCACGGGCTCCATGGTGGCGCTGGCCATCACCGGTTTCGCGGTGGGTGTGGGCGGACCGAGCCGCGACATGATGATCAAGAAAGCCGCGCCCGCTGGCGCCACCGGTCGCGTGTACGGCACGGTGTACTCCGGCCTCGATGCCGGTTTTGCGGTTTCGCCTTTGCTGTTCGGCGTGTTCATGGACCGGGGCTGGTACGCCAGCACCCTGGCGGGGGCCGCTTTTGTGCTGGGTCTGTCGGTTTTTGCGGCAGTCGGTGTCGGGCGGCGGACAGCAAAGGTTCGATAG
- a CDS encoding thiamine pyrophosphate-binding protein has product MTPTIAGHLLVECLIAQGVTHAFGVPGESFLAVLDGFHACRDRIQFVVNRQEGGASFMAEAQGKLTGRPGICFVTRGPGATNASIGVHTAFQDSTPMVLFVGDVASEARDREAFQEVDFAAFFGPSTKGMAKRVERIDDARRIPEYIARAFSTAMNGRPGPVVLVLPEDMLTHMVEAQPLPRVEPVQAWSDPGALRKLRELLLSAERPLVLAGGGGWTPQAAAALQRFAEAWHLPVCNTFRFQDCFDNRHPLYAGDVGLGINPALAQRVKASDLLIALGPRLGESTTAGYTLIEAPVPAQRLVHIHADPQELGRVYQPTLAICATMNAAARSLEVLSPPAAAPTASGPEAAGSALPDVPWIAWAQACQADYQANIDPANGGVQLPGSIDMPAIIHVLQQHLPDDAVLTNGAGNFASWLHRFYQYPGLVHGHKTQLAPTNGAMGYGVPAGIAAALLTGRTAFTIAGDGDFLMNGQELATAVQHGGKTIILLLNNGTFGTIRMHQEREYPARVVASDLKNPDFCALAQAYGYGAERVTHTEGFEPALLRALASQTGTLIEVMLDPEVITTRGTLSAIRNRAR; this is encoded by the coding sequence ATGACACCCACAATTGCCGGACACCTGCTGGTTGAATGTTTGATTGCCCAAGGCGTGACCCACGCCTTTGGCGTGCCGGGCGAGAGCTTCCTCGCTGTGCTAGACGGCTTCCATGCCTGCCGCGATCGCATCCAGTTTGTGGTCAACCGCCAGGAAGGCGGCGCTTCTTTCATGGCCGAGGCCCAGGGCAAGCTGACCGGGCGGCCCGGCATCTGCTTTGTCACCCGGGGGCCAGGCGCCACGAATGCCTCCATTGGGGTGCACACCGCTTTTCAGGACAGCACCCCCATGGTGCTTTTCGTTGGTGATGTCGCCAGCGAAGCCCGCGACCGGGAAGCGTTCCAGGAAGTGGACTTCGCCGCGTTTTTCGGCCCCAGCACCAAAGGTATGGCCAAGCGGGTCGAGCGCATTGACGATGCGCGCCGCATCCCCGAGTACATCGCGCGGGCCTTTTCCACCGCCATGAACGGCCGCCCAGGCCCTGTGGTGCTGGTGTTGCCCGAAGACATGCTGACCCACATGGTGGAAGCCCAACCGCTGCCCCGTGTGGAGCCGGTGCAGGCCTGGAGCGATCCCGGGGCTTTGCGAAAACTGCGCGAGCTGTTGTTGTCGGCCGAGCGGCCTTTGGTGCTGGCGGGCGGCGGAGGCTGGACCCCGCAGGCCGCGGCGGCCTTGCAACGCTTCGCCGAAGCCTGGCATTTGCCGGTGTGCAACACTTTTCGGTTTCAGGACTGCTTTGACAACCGCCACCCCCTGTATGCGGGCGATGTGGGCCTGGGCATCAACCCGGCCCTGGCCCAACGTGTCAAGGCATCGGATTTGTTGATCGCGCTGGGCCCGCGCCTGGGCGAATCCACCACCGCAGGCTACACCCTCATTGAGGCCCCGGTGCCGGCTCAGCGGCTGGTGCACATCCACGCCGATCCGCAAGAGCTGGGGCGGGTGTACCAACCGACTTTGGCCATTTGCGCCACCATGAACGCGGCCGCCCGCAGCCTGGAGGTGCTCAGCCCGCCCGCTGCGGCCCCAACGGCGAGTGGGCCAGAGGCGGCGGGTTCCGCGCTGCCCGATGTGCCTTGGATCGCCTGGGCCCAAGCTTGTCAGGCCGACTACCAGGCCAACATCGATCCCGCCAACGGGGGCGTGCAGTTGCCTGGCTCCATCGACATGCCCGCCATCATCCACGTGCTGCAGCAACACCTGCCGGATGATGCCGTGTTGACCAACGGGGCGGGCAATTTTGCCAGCTGGCTGCACCGGTTTTACCAGTACCCCGGGCTGGTGCACGGACACAAAACCCAACTGGCGCCCACCAACGGTGCCATGGGCTACGGTGTGCCCGCAGGCATCGCTGCAGCCTTGCTCACAGGCCGCACAGCATTCACCATCGCAGGCGATGGCGATTTTCTGATGAACGGGCAGGAGCTGGCCACTGCGGTGCAACACGGTGGCAAGACCATCATCCTGTTGCTCAACAACGGCACCTTCGGGACGATTCGCATGCACCAGGAGCGCGAGTACCCCGCGCGGGTGGTCGCATCCGACCTGAAAAACCCGGATTTTTGTGCGCTGGCTCAAGCCTATGGCTACGGCGCCGAGCGTGTGACCCACACAGAGGGTTTTGAGCCCGCGCTTCTGCGCGCACTCGCCAGCCAGACCGGCACGCTGATCGAGGTGATGCTGGATCCCGAGGTCATCACCACCCGGGGCACCCTGTCGGCCATCCGCAACCGGGCTCGGTAG
- a CDS encoding DUF1631 family protein: protein MTLERDELLNQCFQEAGRRAPPLLKRCIDAVISSLQAAEGASLHVKQRQLLARATWSLAQCRGLLVQQYAKRLDESFQRETEDHEVTALAGLSDSSMLELVDDHTINESLEAARLLQNLLPLVDHALPVLDARMSSLVGLDTISVEKNPLRPSVFARELRDLMAEMEGDTEIRVLWLQHIAHVLGRELGQLYEQLALMLQRANVQEASYRIRLVEDPEASRAASMTKDAPSDMLPPYEAGGANNTGGQGFFTMPAMGSLARANTALGSDVFQAFLSGPQRSFEAPLDAEYYDQVRDELRQVEAWAAVPDLHDEAAEQTEVLRYRDLPAVDRPSRAVNVESRLSSERWGEYSQAHARTRVLLELKARAQDASQAIGLDLVRKLVNQVARDSLLLAPVREAIVALEPALLRLALAQPRYFAEADHPARRLVEEVAQRSFRFNDEFSDGFEAFMAPVCARFGELNASPSEDAQPFVRALRDLSAGWGREENAEKAALEQQIRGLRFAEARQELADQIAWEISLRPDVFNAPALVLDYLYGTWSLVIASEELKPAGLEFDAQHFRSIVGTLLWSVRPETLRQPKQVFAALPGLLRTLNAGLDSLGKSREDTRAFFDALMRLHQPLLNLRRASASKDAPALDAAQAHALKEGEPIKRVLSNAVRPVVATQPWMAANEWADAGFEDTQAAPRELDEESEESDVGTDSRFESASEVEDSGFEAPSVAAQAARSTVPAEPDSAAAGLAKTRKDTAEGGVLDQAVQLFFAQLRVGCRVDMYSGGSWLRAELVWSSARGTLFMFTSPGGRAHSMTRRSCEKLIRSKGLRLAETRHVIEEALKQVAHQAARKRSDAAPVSAFAVIR from the coding sequence GCCGCTGAAGGCGCGAGCCTTCACGTCAAGCAACGGCAACTGCTGGCGCGGGCTACCTGGAGCCTGGCGCAATGCCGTGGACTGTTGGTTCAACAGTATGCGAAGCGGCTCGACGAGTCCTTCCAGCGCGAAACCGAAGACCATGAGGTGACGGCCCTGGCGGGCCTGTCCGACTCCTCCATGCTGGAGCTGGTCGATGACCACACCATCAACGAGTCGCTGGAGGCCGCCCGGCTTCTGCAGAACCTGTTGCCGCTGGTGGACCATGCCCTGCCGGTGCTGGACGCCCGGATGAGTTCGCTGGTCGGCCTGGACACCATTTCTGTCGAGAAGAATCCACTGCGCCCGTCTGTCTTTGCGCGGGAGTTGCGCGATCTGATGGCCGAAATGGAGGGCGATACTGAAATCCGGGTGCTGTGGCTGCAGCACATCGCCCACGTGTTGGGGCGCGAGTTGGGCCAGCTCTATGAGCAGCTGGCCTTGATGCTGCAACGCGCCAATGTGCAAGAAGCGAGCTACCGCATACGGTTGGTGGAAGATCCGGAAGCGAGCCGTGCCGCGTCCATGACGAAGGATGCCCCGAGCGACATGCTGCCGCCGTATGAGGCGGGAGGCGCGAACAACACTGGGGGGCAAGGCTTTTTCACCATGCCCGCGATGGGCTCTCTCGCCAGGGCCAACACTGCGCTGGGGAGCGATGTTTTTCAGGCCTTCCTGTCGGGGCCCCAGCGGTCGTTTGAGGCCCCACTGGACGCCGAGTATTACGACCAGGTGCGTGATGAACTCCGGCAGGTGGAGGCCTGGGCCGCTGTTCCCGACCTGCACGATGAAGCCGCTGAGCAAACCGAGGTTTTGCGCTACCGCGATTTGCCCGCGGTGGACCGTCCCAGCCGGGCGGTCAATGTCGAGTCACGGCTGTCTTCCGAGCGCTGGGGTGAGTACAGCCAGGCCCACGCCCGCACGCGGGTCTTGCTGGAGCTCAAAGCCCGCGCCCAAGACGCTTCGCAGGCCATCGGACTCGATCTGGTGCGCAAGCTTGTCAATCAGGTGGCCCGGGACAGCCTGCTGCTCGCGCCGGTGCGTGAAGCGATCGTGGCGTTGGAGCCCGCTCTGTTGCGGCTTGCGCTGGCGCAGCCGCGCTACTTTGCCGAGGCCGATCATCCGGCGCGCAGGTTGGTCGAAGAGGTGGCTCAGCGGAGCTTTCGTTTCAACGACGAGTTTTCAGACGGTTTCGAAGCTTTCATGGCGCCGGTGTGCGCCCGCTTCGGTGAACTCAATGCGAGTCCTTCTGAAGACGCTCAACCGTTTGTGCGGGCCTTGCGTGATTTGTCGGCAGGTTGGGGGCGCGAAGAGAACGCCGAAAAGGCCGCGCTTGAGCAGCAGATTCGAGGCTTGCGTTTTGCGGAGGCCCGCCAGGAGCTGGCCGACCAGATCGCCTGGGAAATCAGCCTGCGCCCGGATGTGTTCAACGCGCCCGCTCTGGTGCTCGACTACCTCTATGGCACCTGGTCGTTGGTCATTGCCTCAGAAGAGTTGAAGCCTGCGGGGTTGGAGTTTGATGCCCAGCACTTCCGTTCGATCGTCGGCACGCTGTTGTGGAGCGTGCGGCCCGAAACGCTGCGCCAGCCCAAACAGGTATTTGCGGCGCTTCCTGGATTGCTGCGAACCTTGAATGCGGGGCTGGACAGCCTGGGCAAGTCGCGCGAAGACACCCGGGCCTTCTTCGATGCCTTGATGCGATTGCACCAGCCATTGCTGAATTTGCGACGCGCGAGCGCCAGCAAGGATGCGCCAGCACTGGATGCCGCCCAGGCGCATGCCTTGAAGGAAGGCGAGCCGATCAAGCGCGTGTTGAGCAATGCCGTGCGCCCCGTTGTAGCCACCCAGCCCTGGATGGCGGCGAACGAGTGGGCAGACGCGGGCTTTGAAGACACACAAGCCGCGCCACGCGAACTCGACGAGGAGAGCGAAGAGAGCGATGTGGGTACCGATTCAAGGTTCGAGTCGGCAAGCGAGGTCGAGGATTCGGGGTTTGAGGCGCCCTCGGTTGCTGCCCAGGCCGCCCGGTCCACCGTCCCTGCCGAGCCGGATTCGGCCGCTGCAGGGTTGGCGAAAACGCGCAAGGATACTGCCGAAGGCGGCGTCCTCGATCAGGCCGTACAGCTGTTCTTTGCCCAACTGCGGGTGGGCTGCCGGGTGGACATGTATTCCGGCGGCAGCTGGTTGCGTGCCGAGCTGGTGTGGTCCAGTGCCCGGGGTACATTGTTCATGTTCACCAGTCCCGGTGGGCGGGCACACTCGATGACCCGGCGCAGTTGCGAAAAACTGATCCGAAGCAAGGGGCTGCGACTGGCCGAAACCCGGCACGTGATCGAAGAGGCGTTGAAACAGGTCGCGCACCAGGCTGCTCGAAAACGCTCAGATGCCGCGCCGGTGTCGGCCTTCGCTGTCATTCGTTAA